In the Candidatus Anoxymicrobium japonicum genome, one interval contains:
- a CDS encoding DNA polymerase III subunit gamma/tau, which translates to MNFYGTKREKTAEAFMKHISLYRKWRPGVFNEVIGQGRVTDTLMNALTSGRVVHAYLFSGPRGTGKTSTARILAKAINCAEGPTAKPCGVCEACVSISEGTALDVIEIDAASNRKIDEMRDLLDKIPYRPTSLRTKVYIVDEAHQLTNEASSALLKTLEEPPGHVVFILATTEPHKLLPTIVSRCQKYDFSLVSAREISRLLEHIASREEIDIETDALGMIAEHARGSVRDAIGVMDQISNMSGEHITSKQLAEMLGEVEIDLVFETVDFIIDRDTPGVLTLIGKMIEDGKAPRRFVESLIGHLRSLFLVQNAANPSQIVEATEEHYARLAEQANRLRRHEVIRLIERLGDTHREMRQSENPRLVLECALVKITSLDADATLAGLAFR; encoded by the coding sequence GTGAATTTTTACGGTACCAAGCGGGAGAAGACAGCCGAGGCGTTCATGAAACATATATCGCTATATCGCAAGTGGAGGCCGGGGGTCTTCAACGAGGTTATCGGGCAAGGCAGGGTAACCGACACACTGATGAACGCGCTGACGAGTGGGCGCGTGGTGCACGCTTACCTCTTCTCGGGCCCGCGCGGGACCGGGAAGACAAGCACCGCAAGGATACTCGCGAAGGCGATCAACTGTGCAGAGGGACCTACCGCAAAGCCGTGCGGCGTGTGCGAGGCGTGTGTCTCGATCTCGGAAGGGACGGCTCTCGACGTCATCGAGATCGACGCCGCCAGCAATCGCAAGATCGATGAAATGCGCGACCTGCTCGACAAAATACCTTACAGGCCGACCTCTCTGCGCACCAAGGTTTATATCGTTGACGAGGCGCACCAGTTGACGAACGAGGCGTCGAGCGCACTGTTGAAGACGCTCGAGGAACCACCGGGGCACGTCGTGTTTATTCTGGCCACGACCGAGCCGCACAAACTTCTCCCGACGATCGTATCGCGTTGCCAGAAGTACGACTTCAGTCTTGTGTCTGCTCGTGAGATATCGCGTCTCCTGGAGCACATAGCTTCCCGGGAAGAGATAGATATCGAGACAGACGCGCTTGGCATGATAGCGGAACACGCGCGCGGTTCGGTCCGGGACGCGATCGGAGTAATGGATCAGATCTCAAATATGTCGGGCGAGCACATTACGAGCAAGCAACTTGCGGAGATGCTCGGCGAGGTCGAAATCGATCTCGTCTTCGAGACGGTCGATTTCATAATCGACCGCGACACGCCCGGCGTGCTAACTCTAATTGGGAAGATGATAGAGGACGGCAAGGCTCCGCGCCGGTTTGTCGAGTCGCTCATCGGCCACCTGCGCTCTCTTTTTCTGGTGCAGAACGCGGCCAACCCTTCACAGATCGTGGAGGCGACGGAGGAGCATTATGCCAGGCTTGCCGAGCAGGCGAACAGACTCCGGCGACACGAGGTTATTCGATTGATAGAGCGGTTGGGCGATACCC
- a CDS encoding acetyl-CoA C-acyltransferase (Catalyzes the synthesis of acetoacetyl coenzyme A from two molecules of acetyl coenzyme A. It can also act as a thiolase, catalyzing the reverse reaction and generating two-carbon units from the four-carbon product of fatty acid oxidation), translating into MTDAVIVDILRIPFSRSRPAQPERDAYNKQRMDEALANVIKELIRRNNVNPEEIGDLITGCALQMREHYLMGGRTVAMLAELPVCVPAQSIDRVCISGMSALHQCSMEIMLGYSDICIASGMEHMTHVPLDARFNADLMMVSPRFWSDDSLKKYELQTALSMGLTAEKLCSLTNIPREEMDEWSLWSHQRAAKAVADGYFTDEILPLDVEQEDGSIKHVDTDLSIRADTSMESLSQLTPSFKPDGTITAGNSSPLNAGASSVLLMSAEKAKSMGLKPLAKVISMGWAGVDPSIMGVGPVPASKKALEKIGMDARDIDYWEINEAFSIVALYAIKEMGLDPNSVNVKGGAVALGHPLSASGPRLTGTLARILHQEGGKYGAATLCGGGGQGGTVIIEKI; encoded by the coding sequence ATGACAGACGCTGTGATAGTAGACATTTTGCGGATACCATTCTCTCGATCCCGCCCGGCACAGCCGGAGCGCGACGCCTACAACAAGCAACGCATGGACGAGGCGCTCGCGAACGTCATCAAAGAACTCATCCGCAGGAATAATGTCAACCCTGAGGAGATTGGCGATCTCATCACTGGTTGCGCGCTTCAGATGCGCGAGCACTATCTCATGGGAGGGCGCACGGTCGCAATGCTCGCGGAACTGCCTGTTTGTGTCCCGGCTCAAAGCATTGACAGGGTGTGCATCTCGGGCATGAGCGCGTTGCACCAGTGCTCGATGGAGATCATGCTCGGCTACTCGGATATCTGCATCGCGAGCGGCATGGAGCACATGACCCATGTGCCGCTCGACGCGCGGTTCAACGCCGACCTCATGATGGTCAGCCCGCGCTTCTGGTCGGACGACTCCCTCAAAAAGTATGAGCTGCAAACCGCGCTCTCGATGGGCCTGACGGCCGAGAAACTCTGTTCTCTGACGAACATTCCCCGTGAGGAGATGGACGAATGGTCACTGTGGAGCCACCAGCGCGCGGCGAAAGCTGTCGCGGACGGCTATTTTACCGACGAGATACTTCCTCTCGATGTCGAACAGGAAGACGGCTCGATAAAGCATGTCGACACGGATCTCTCAATCCGCGCTGACACGAGCATGGAGAGCCTTTCGCAATTGACGCCATCCTTCAAGCCTGATGGAACGATCACCGCGGGCAACTCGTCTCCCTTGAACGCGGGCGCGTCGTCCGTGCTGCTCATGAGCGCTGAGAAAGCGAAGTCCATGGGCCTCAAGCCCCTGGCGAAGGTCATCTCGATGGGTTGGGCGGGCGTGGATCCGAGCATTATGGGCGTAGGCCCGGTCCCGGCGTCTAAGAAAGCGCTCGAGAAAATCGGCATGGACGCGCGCGACATCGACTACTGGGAGATCAACGAGGCGTTCTCTATCGTCGCGCTTTACGCGATCAAGGAGATGGGTCTCGATCCAAACAGTGTCAACGTCAAAGGTGGAGCGGTCGCCCTCGGCCATCCGCTCTCGGCTTCCGGCCCGCGGCTCACCGGCACACTGGCGCGCATCCTTCATCAGGAGGGCGGAAAGTACGGCGCGGCAACCCTGTGCGGCGGCGGCGGCCAGGGCGGAACTGTAATTATCGAAAAAATATAA